TCACTAGGTTGATGTGCTATGAGCAGGTATCAAAGTGTTCCTAGGATAAGAAAGCATTTAACACTCATGTCTCCCCTCATTACTCTTCAACTCATTCCAAGTGTTTCAGTCTCATTTCACATCGGACCCTGTCTTAGAGGTCGGCCTGCATTATTTAAGGCTTTTCCCGATTCCTCAAATCCACTAGTCCGACCAAAATCCAATTGACTGAGGCCAAATCTATCTCAAGTCCACTTCACTTGATGCAATGTATAAAATCAGTTCACTTGCTAAGAGCAAGCAATAATCTTTGATCTTTACTTTTTACTACTTTCTACATTTAACTCTTAACATGTGTCCTTAGGGAGGGAACATGTATGTTAGCATTAcccattaatttattattaaaagaaaatgGTGTGCTTCATTAAGACCTCTAAAGATTAAAAAATCCTTAAAACTCAAAAAAAGAGTATGTCACCCATACatgaatttaattgatataaaatTCAAAGTGTGTCACATTTCTCGATCTTAAATAAATGTTTTCGGCCAGTTCCTCTGGTCGATATGTGTTGGAGGCAACTCGGGAGGGGATCAACGAGAGAGCATTTTACACTTGGGAcacactttgtgagagacacgCCACATAGCCAcataaaaccttaaggtgataggtgtgtgggttctctcacttataaagtgttcattatTCCTTTTTCTAACCAATAtgagacttcttcctcacacttaattCTCAACAATATATTCGTTTTTCTAATGCATAATTGATTTGATATGGACATGCCCAAACTAACCACTAGTTTTCCATGTTGTATTTCTTTCATTACATCATTAATCTTATCTTTCATACtattaaacttttttttctcaaaatttataagtttagttTATGATAAACTTGTTTGCAACCATGACTTCGTAGCATACTTAGTTATGTGCAGTAGCTCTTTGACATCATCCAATAGGTCAAGTTCTGTTCACTTGTTTAGGTTTGATGTGAAATCACTTATTATGTCATCAAATAGGTCAAGATTTGTTCACTTGTTTAGGTTTGATGTGAAATCACTTATTATGTCTGCTAAGATGGATGTCAATGTAAGCTTCAGTAATACCGTCACATTCATGAAGAATTTGATTTTATCCATGACCTACTTTGTGAAAACTTTGTCCATCAATGTTTGGGAGATGACCCGAGCATTCTTTAGTTCAAAAGGCATATGCTAATAGCAGAAATTTGGTTCATCTATTATGAAGGTCGTATTTGCCACATCTATAAGGTTCATTAGGATATGTTATAACTTATTAGGCATCAAGAAACTTAGGGTCTTGCACATTTATGTTCCATCTATCAACATGTTTATCTCTATCGGTGGATATAGAGATCTTCTAGACATGCATTGTTTAAATAAGTATAATTTATACATATGCTCCATTTTCCATTGCTTTCCTTTACCATCTCGGTGTTAACTAGCCATTTCCGATATATAATTTCTTGAATAAATAATGTCTTTAATAGATTTTGAATATATTCGCTTTTATTTTTCTGGACTAGGATTCGCTTTTCTCCCGCaaattttctcttcttttgtaCTACTAGTTAGACTATGGTCAACGGCTAAGAAGATGAGAGACTTCTTTTTGGTCAATGTCAAATATGTCGAATGGACTAGGAGCCAATAAATGTGAGTTACTTCTTATTGTTTCTACCAAAGTGAATTCATCATCAGTTGTCAATCTTTGtcattttttccaaaatttcTATAGCTTTTAGGCAACATCTTAAAAGATTATTTTCACCATACAAatactttgaaaaataaaagttagctcaatcaaattttttcaatTCCACACATACTTAAGATATTGTTCTCATTTTACTTGTTTCAACACTTTTCATGATTAAGATTCTTGTGGGGACTGCTACATTAGTCTCCTGGGTGTAGAGTTCAATCTGAGTAAGGAATAGCATGGTACCAGTTATTACTTCAAACTAGGAAACAAATTCTTGTGTGGATGTTTTAAGGGCAATGAGGTGTAGTACAAGTGGTCCAAACTTAATTGTCTGTGAACAACAAAGTGCAAAATAGTTAATTAAAATTTTCGCCTATCCAcatcaaaacatttttttaaggaGCCGGTTATCAACTTATAGCATCTTAAATCTTTACTGAAAATATCATTTCTAACCGCTCTCTTGAAAATATCAAGTTATccaaatttatatattttcaaaagaGTTTTATATTTTAGTGGCAAACTGaatgataaatatttttcaaaagaaaaaataaaaacaaaagactaaattgGTCTCACAATCAAATACTATTAACAAAGTCTTATTAACTATCAGCAACTCAGCATGTGTGAAATACATTGTCTGTGCTTATATGTTGCAGACATCTAAAGTTTCTAACAGGAAAAGGcaaaatattcacaaaacaaACATCATAGTAATCAACCCATTGGGGAGAAACAAAATGGTATGAGAACCAGATTGCAAATGCTAATCTTTCGTTCAAACAGATGACATATCAGTCATTCCACCAGCCATCCTCTCAGCATTTTCCGCACGCTCACCTGAAAATTGGTATGTAAAACATGAGCATATATGCTGATTACATAAAAAtggatttgtttattttatttttagacaaTTTAGCGAAGCAAACGGTTACCTGTGCGAACTCTTATTACATCAGATACTGGCATCACTGCACAATTAAAGTTCCATTAAAAATACAACTCCAAGTTATGTCATTATGAGAGCTTGGGCAGATTAGATAAGATAGATGAAATATGCAACTAGATTAAGGTATAAAAGAAAGCAGCTGATAATAGGTAACTTCTTAGTTAGCTAGATAGTTAATTTTGGGGGATTAGGATACTAAGAGAAATAGTTAGTTACCTATAAATAAGAAGAGCATGTGATAGGAATTAAGAATAATTAGGTTTGTATCAGCTAAGAACAGACCACAGTGTATAATTCACTTGTATAACAGCTAAAAAAAAAGAGTAAGTTTTGGCCTTACAGAAAATTTTGCCATCACCAATCTCCCCAGTCCTTGCTGTCTCCAAAATTTTGTCTAGTACCGCCTCAACCTGAAGAAATAGATGATACATATCAGAGATGCTGCAGAAAGTAACATTTTCTTTGTAATTTAAGTAGTTCGAAGTTTTATTCTGAGTTGTAACTACTAAATAAATCAAACACCAATGAACTGAAGAAGTGTATTCTAACTACTCAAGCCATGTCATTTATCGTCAAACAAAAGAAACCTGTTATGTTTAGTCTCTTGAAATTCAAACACTTTAGAACAGTGGCTAATCATGTATGAGTTCAGAAGAGACTGAAAAGGCAAGAACCAATGGTGATGGGATTATCAGATATACAAGAACCAATAGGTCTAGCCACAAAACCTGTGAAGACCCAAATCGGTAGACTTCTTCTGACATTGTCATGTTCATTATTTGTTTCAGTCTTTCAGAAGGTATAAGAATttaacaaacaaaataaattttgttgatttttgcaaGTAAAAAGGTAACTTATAAATTAAGGGCATACTAACAAATTTTGTTCAAACTGTGCAAGCTAAATGATCATTCTTATGTTATGGTGaaccagtttttttttttaatatggccACGTATGACTTGAAATACTTTCGATATATTACATGAAAAGAAAAGTACATAACCAAGTGTAGCTCATGATGCTAGTGAAATTACAACCAAATGTAAACACACCTGGTCTTTCCTCACTACTATTTCCATTTTAACTTTGACAACAAAACTGTCTTCAGAAAATTCAGAGCCTGTGAAGAATACATCATTAATAAAAGACAATGATGTAAGTGTGCATGTGACCTATAAGTAATATGCATCATAAAGCAAAGTGTACAAATCAACTCCAAAAAGAAGGTAAAAATGTAGTATGTCTTGCCTCTTGAGAGCTATACATAATAGAACAAGAGTTACCAACTTAAAACACAGCTAAAGTTGGCTAGACCTATTGTGCATACATTTTAGTAAATCAAGAAAAAATCAATTGTTTTTTGAAGGCTCAAATTCAACAAAACTGGCTACTCTAACAATTACTTATTCATAGAATATATTTTCAGTATTTTCTTCAGTGATGTACTTACCTTCATGCCTCTCTTTCGTACCACCCTGAGCACCAAACCCCTTGACATCAGATACAGTGACCCCACGAATTCCCATTCTCAACAAAgccttcaaataaaataaaaaataaactcagTATCAGCACATGTCAACAAGCTCGTAAGTATAATAGCACAAAGACCCCCCAAATGAATTATATATGAGCAGTCTTGGCTAAATCAGTTATTTGAGAGAGGTTCTAAGTTGCAAGTACAAACTCAACAAATGTAAAGCCCAAAAGAAAAACTAATGCAGTATTTTTGCTTATTGCATTTGTAGAAACAACTTTATGTATCAACTGCTGGAAATCTACTGAGTAAAACCTTTTGGAAGTAGAAAAAACTGAAATACTGAATGAAATCAATTA
The Vicia villosa cultivar HV-30 ecotype Madison, WI linkage group LG6, Vvil1.0, whole genome shotgun sequence genome window above contains:
- the LOC131612728 gene encoding nitrogen regulatory protein P-II homolog → MALISTTNVFNLASFQLKQTEIPFSTFSVIRKRFGDCPNRNAVLLRTRRNAPILPKVRAQNLPDYVPDSKFYKIEAIIRSWRIPHVSSALLRMGIRGVTVSDVKGFGAQGGTKERHEGSEFSEDSFVVKVKMEIVVRKDQVEAVLDKILETARTGEIGDGKIFLMPVSDVIRVRTGERAENAERMAGGMTDMSSV